The DNA sequence CCAAGGCCTTGGCTGTGCCAACTGAGGCCTCAGAACTCTTTAAATCAGAAGAAGGCTATCATTTGACTGTTCTCTTCAGCATTGAAGGTGAGGAGCCTATTCGAGCTAAGCAGTTGCAAGCTCACCTTTTAGAATATGGTGAACCTGCTCAGCACACTCGGGCCTATCTCTTGGAGCATGCTGTTAAACTTTTAGATCATACAGCAGTAGATAAATTGAAAACGATAGAATTGGTATAAAGAATGATTAGTCAATTTCGTTTACAATACATTCTGGTTCTGATTGGAGTCTTTCTGATTCCCTTGGTTTTAACACCTCTGATTCGCTTTTTGGCCTTTCGGGTCGGAGCGGTTGATAATCCTAATGCAAGACGGATTAATAAGGTTCCCATGCCTTCGAGCGGAGGCTTGGGGATTTTGATTGCCTTTTTAGTGGGGGCTCTGATTTTAATGCCCATTATCACTGAAAAGAATCACTATTTCATGTCCTACTTTGACTATATTCTGCCGGTAGCCATGGGAGGGTTAATCGTCTCGATGACAGGCTTCGTTGACGATGTTTTAGAGCTTAGGCCGAGAACAAAAATGTTAGGAATTATTATTGGTGCGGTTGTCGTCTGGGCTTTTACGGACTACCGTTTCGATAGTTTTAAAATCCCTTTTGGTGGCCCCATGCTTTATTTTGGTCCTGTCCTGAGTTTTTTTCTGACAGTTCTTTGGATCGTGGCTATTACCAATGCGATCAATCTAATTGATGGGCTGGATGGTTTGGTCTGTGGGGTGTCGGTTATCAGTCTGACAACCATGGGCTTGATTTCTTATTTTTTTCTATTTGATAGCAATCTCTATACGACCCTGACCATCTTTCTACTAATTGCTGCTATTGCGGGTTTTTTCCCCTATAATTACAATCCTGCGATTATTTATTTAGGGGATACGGGTGCCCTCTTTATCGGCTTTATGATTGGGGTGCTCTCCTTGCAGGGGTTGAAGAATTCGACGGCCGTTGCGGTTATTACTCCGGTCATTATCCTAGGCGTGCCGATTTTAGACACTTTTGTGGCCATTATTCGGCGGAAATTATCAGGGCGACCCGCGACGGAGGCTGATAAGATGCACCTCCACCATCGACTTTTAGCGATGGGGTTCACCCATCGGGGTGCAGTTTTGGTGGTCTATGGTATCGCTATGGTATTCTCGCTGACTTCCTTACTGTTGAATGTATCAACTCGACTTGGGGGCGTGCTTCTGATAATCGGTCTCCTCTTTACAGCAGAAGTTCTGATTGAGGGCCTGCAAATTTGGGGTGTGGGACGAACTCCACTCTTTGACTGTCTCAAGTTTATTGGGAATAGTTCCTACCGTCAAATAGTTCTGGATAAGTGGAAAAAAAGGTGGAAGTGAGTTAGCTGATTACAATCAAAGACAAAGCCAAGCTTGGCTTTTTTTGTTATAATGTAGGGTGTTTGGGGAGTGAAGGCAAACTGGCTAGTGTTTAAGCAAACTGATCCTGCTTTCGTTTTGAGACTGGAGAATGGTTGAGAAAATTATCTCCTGGTTTCTTCAGAGCCGAGTGCTCAAACTTGATTCGAAGAGAGTGAGAGATAAACAGTCAAGGTGTTGCTCCCTCACAACAAAGCGCTATCATCTTTGAAATAAGTGTAGAAAAAGCTAGCTTCTCTGACATAGATGGTAGTTATTGCTTGATGCAGAGGTTGATTGGAAGTTCTTATCTTGTGGGGGATTCCTATTTTTCAAACACTCCTTTAAGTTGTCCACTCGATGCGTAAGTGATAGCTTACAAGTCTGGAAAATGATGAGTAAAGGATATAGATGGAGGAACCTAGCTCGTCTCATCTCATCAACTGTGCGGAGGTAGAATTGACACGCTCTAGTGGAGGATGTCAACCTGAGCTTAGATGTTAAAGAGTGAGGAAATTAAGACGTTGTCTACTGATTTCTATTCTACTCTTCTTTTTTATAAAATATACAGAGGAGGAACGTTTTGTCTGTACTTGAAATTAAAGATTTGCATGTGTCTATCGAAGACAAAGAAATATTGAAGGGGTTGAATTTGACCCTGAAAACAGGGGAAATTGCAGCTATCATGGGTCCTAACGGGACTGGGAAATCAACCCTATCTGCAGCCATCATGGGCAATCCTAATTATGAGGTGACCCAAGGTCAAATTCTTTTTGATGGTCAGGATATCCTTGAATTGGCAACCGATGAGCGGGCGCGTTTGGGTCTTTTCTTAGCGATGCAGTATCCAGCAGAAATTCCTGGAATTACCAATGCTGAATTTATTCGGGCAGCTATGAATGCTGGTAAGGAAGATGATGAGAAGATTTCTATCCGTGAATTTATTACTAAGCTAGATGAAAAGATGGAACTCTTGGGCATGAAGGAGGAAATGGCGGAACGCTATCTCAATGAAGGCTTCTCAGGCGGTGAAAAGAAACGCAATGAGATTCTCCAGCTCCTCATGCTGGAGCCTAAATTTGCTCTTTTGGATGAAATTGACTCTGGGCTTGACATCGATGCTCTTAAGGTTGTGTCCAAAGGCGTTAATGCTATGCGTGGTGAAGGATTCGGAGCGATGATTATTACTCACTACCAACGCCTGCTTAACTATATCACCCCTGATGTGGTTCATGTTATGATGGACGGTCGTGTGGTGATGACTGGCGGGGCTGATCTAGCTGCCCGCTTGGAAAAAGAAGGCTATGCGCAATTAGCTGACGATTTGGGCTTAGAGTACCACGAAGAAGTCTAATGATGGAAAAAGGGGGTTGAAGGGCCGCTCTGCTTTCCGAAGGCAGATTGGCCTAGAGAGGCCTCCTTGTTTTTAACAGACCTAAAAAACGAACTTTTACTCAAACAGTTTGATTAGAAATGGAGTAAGCATCATTATGACAAAAGAAGCAATTATAAATTTTTCCCAGCTCAAGGCGGAGCCAGCCTGGTTACAAGACCGCCGTTTGGCCGCTTTTGAGAAAATTGATCAGCTGAAGCTACCCAAGATTGAAAAGGTTCGCTTTAACCGCTGGAATTTTGGGGATGGTAGTCTGGCCGAAAATGAAGCGACGGCTAATGTGCCTGATTTTACTGCCTTGAGTCAGAATCCTAAGTTGGTTCAAGTCGGTACCCAAACGATTCTGGAACAGCTGAGTCCTGAACTTATTGAAAAAGGTGTTATTTTTACTGATTTTGCCAGTGCTCTGGAGACTATTCCAGACGTTTTAGAAGCTAATTTTGCTAAGGCTCTGGCCTATGATGAAGATAAGTTGGCGGCTTATCATTATGCCTATTTCAATACCGGAGCCGTCCTCTATGTTCCTGACAATATTGAAATTGCCCAGCCCCTGGAAGGTGTCTTCTATCAAGATAGTGATTCAGATGTACCTTTTAATAAGCATGTTCTTGTGATTGCTGGTCGCAATAGTAAATTTAGTTATCTGGAACGCTTTGAATCTATCGGTCAAGCTAGTTCTAAAGCAACTGCGAATATCAGTGTGGAAGTTATCGCTGGGGCTGGCAGTCAGGTCAAGTTTTCAGCTATTGACCGTTTGGGGCAGAACTTGACCACTTATATGAGCCGGCGGGGACGCTTGGAGCGCGATGCTAGCATTGATTGGGCTCTGGGCGTGATGAATGAAGGCAATGTCATCGGTGATTTTGATAGCGATTTGATTGGTGATGGTAGCCATGCTGATTTCAAGGTGGTGGCGGCTTCCAGCGGTCGGCAGGTGCAAGGGATTGATACCCGTGTAACCAACTACGGCCGCAACTCGGTTGGACATATCCTGCAACATGGGGTTATTCTGGAAAAAGGAACTCTGACCTTCAATGGTATTGGTCATATTGTCAAGGGGGCTAAAGGAGCGGATGCGCAACAGGAAAGTCGAGTCCTCATGCTTTCGGACAAAGCACGATCTGATGCTAATCCGATTCTTTTGATTGATGAAAATGATGTCACTGCTGGTCACGCCGCTTCCATCGGCCAAGTAGACCCTGATGATATGTATTATTTGATGAGTCGTGGTCTGAAATATGAAGAAGCGGAACGCCTTGTTATTCTTGGTTTCTTGGGAGCTGTGATTACAGAAATCCCAAGCAAGAATGTGCGTGATGAAATGATTGCCGTTCTTGATCACAAGTTAGACCAACGTTAAGATGATTCGAGGAGGTCATCCTTGTTAGATACAGAAACGCTTAAAAAAGATTTTAAAATTTTAGATCAGGTAGTCAATGATGAACCTCTGGTCTATTTGGATAATGCCGCAACAACCCAAAAACCTCAAGCAGTTCTTGAGGTTTTGCGTGCTTATTATGAGACAGACAACGCCAACGTTCACCGAGGGGTTCACACCCTAGCAGAGCGGGCAACAGCCGCTTACGAGAACAGTCGGGAGAAAGTCCGTGCTTTTATTAGGGCAAAATCAACTAAGGAAGTTCTTTTTACCAGAGGGACAACTACTGGACTAAACTGGGTGGCTAATTTTGCTAAAGAAGTTCTGCAGCCGGGTGATCAGGTCTTGATTTCTATTATGGAGCATCATTCTAATGTCATTCCCTGGCAGGAAGCCTGTCGGGCTACTGGTGCTGAGCTTGTCTATGTCTATCTCAAAGATGGCCAGTTGGATATGGCAGATCTCAAGGCCAAACTCAATGACCGCACCAAGTTTGTCAGTATGGCACAGGCATCCAATGTCCTAGGCTGTCTCAATCCTGTCAAGGAGATTGCCAGCCTAGCCCATCAGGCAGGAGCCTACATGGTTGTTGATGGGGCCCAATCTGCCCCCCACATGCCCATCAATGTGCAGGACTTGGATTGTGATTTCTTTGCCTTCTCAGGTCACAAGATGCTAGGACCAACGGGGATCGGAGTTCTATACGGCAAGGAAGAAGTGCTCAACCTCATGCCGCC is a window from the Streptococcus criceti HS-6 genome containing:
- a CDS encoding glycosyltransferase family 4 protein, whose amino-acid sequence is MISQFRLQYILVLIGVFLIPLVLTPLIRFLAFRVGAVDNPNARRINKVPMPSSGGLGILIAFLVGALILMPIITEKNHYFMSYFDYILPVAMGGLIVSMTGFVDDVLELRPRTKMLGIIIGAVVVWAFTDYRFDSFKIPFGGPMLYFGPVLSFFLTVLWIVAITNAINLIDGLDGLVCGVSVISLTTMGLISYFFLFDSNLYTTLTIFLLIAAIAGFFPYNYNPAIIYLGDTGALFIGFMIGVLSLQGLKNSTAVAVITPVIILGVPILDTFVAIIRRKLSGRPATEADKMHLHHRLLAMGFTHRGAVLVVYGIAMVFSLTSLLLNVSTRLGGVLLIIGLLFTAEVLIEGLQIWGVGRTPLFDCLKFIGNSSYRQIVLDKWKKRWK
- the sufC gene encoding Fe-S cluster assembly ATPase SufC, with the translated sequence MSVLEIKDLHVSIEDKEILKGLNLTLKTGEIAAIMGPNGTGKSTLSAAIMGNPNYEVTQGQILFDGQDILELATDERARLGLFLAMQYPAEIPGITNAEFIRAAMNAGKEDDEKISIREFITKLDEKMELLGMKEEMAERYLNEGFSGGEKKRNEILQLLMLEPKFALLDEIDSGLDIDALKVVSKGVNAMRGEGFGAMIITHYQRLLNYITPDVVHVMMDGRVVMTGGADLAARLEKEGYAQLADDLGLEYHEEV
- the sufD gene encoding Fe-S cluster assembly protein SufD, with the protein product MTKEAIINFSQLKAEPAWLQDRRLAAFEKIDQLKLPKIEKVRFNRWNFGDGSLAENEATANVPDFTALSQNPKLVQVGTQTILEQLSPELIEKGVIFTDFASALETIPDVLEANFAKALAYDEDKLAAYHYAYFNTGAVLYVPDNIEIAQPLEGVFYQDSDSDVPFNKHVLVIAGRNSKFSYLERFESIGQASSKATANISVEVIAGAGSQVKFSAIDRLGQNLTTYMSRRGRLERDASIDWALGVMNEGNVIGDFDSDLIGDGSHADFKVVAASSGRQVQGIDTRVTNYGRNSVGHILQHGVILEKGTLTFNGIGHIVKGAKGADAQQESRVLMLSDKARSDANPILLIDENDVTAGHAASIGQVDPDDMYYLMSRGLKYEEAERLVILGFLGAVITEIPSKNVRDEMIAVLDHKLDQR
- a CDS encoding cysteine desulfurase, which translates into the protein MLDTETLKKDFKILDQVVNDEPLVYLDNAATTQKPQAVLEVLRAYYETDNANVHRGVHTLAERATAAYENSREKVRAFIRAKSTKEVLFTRGTTTGLNWVANFAKEVLQPGDQVLISIMEHHSNVIPWQEACRATGAELVYVYLKDGQLDMADLKAKLNDRTKFVSMAQASNVLGCLNPVKEIASLAHQAGAYMVVDGAQSAPHMPINVQDLDCDFFAFSGHKMLGPTGIGVLYGKEEVLNLMPPIEFGGEMIDFVYEQEANWKELPWKFEAGTPNIAGSIALGAALDYLDKIGMEAVHAHEQELVAYVLPKLQTIKGLTIYGPEDPNQHTGVIAFNLDGVHPHDLATALDYEGVAVRAGHHCAQPLINHLGIHSAARASFYLYNSKEDCDKLVQAIIAAKEFFNGTL